The nucleotide sequence TGTATGTGACAGCAAACACATGCCTTGGCAGTCTGAAGGGAAAACAATTACAAACCTCTTTGACAGGgaaaagcttatttttttttcagccagtGAGGCGCACAACAATTGTGCAATATGGGCTCCGCTCTATTTCTATTTCCAGACTAGAAGAGTGCTGGACTGCAGCCAGAACTCCTCTCTCGAGGGAAGACAGAAACTAGCCTTTGACATCTCTTCAAAACATACTaaagaactttttatttttttacttcataaaacAGACaggaattttaatttttgtttgtttgttttttagcctCTGATCAGACAAGTGGCTGCACATATGAAACACAACAGAGGTCATGGGGGCAATATTATCTGTGGTTACAGCATTTATGTGGCCAATTGTAAATAGTTTACTTaataattaaaattctgtcaaaatttactggtattttttaatgtatatacatttttcaggaaagacacattaaattgatcccAAGTGACAATTTATAAATTCTAAAGATTTACAAATGTTTCAAaaagattatttcaaataaatgcagttgaaCTTACTATTTATtcctccaagaaaaaaaaaaagcatggtttccaaataaaatattaagcagcacaactgtttggaTATTTCCATACTACAGGAGTAATAACAAAAAAGAAGCATAAAAATATCATGACAGTAATACTTACGATTCAAAGCCTTCTGAAGCAATACTCAAGCTGaactcacaaaaaaataaaaaaataataataaaaacattacaattacaataaataatgatttttttttgtatatattcttTTAAGATACCAGGTCAGGCTTTTGGTGAATTGTCCCCCTGTAGACTTTAAATGGTGGGCTATTATCATGGTGCTCTCTCAAGAAAgtctctgttgtgtgtgtttatgttatgGGGTGATAAGGAGCAATGTAGCACCTGTGGGTAATTAGGCCATTTGAGGTGAGATTGAGTGAGTGGAGCTGCTAATGTCTCTAATCTCTCTCAGTGTAAACAAACAGTTCTGAGCTGAGCTGGATCAAACCAGTATTGTTTCCCTTGATCTCTGTCTGTAAGGTCTCTTTTGTGAACATATGGCTGGTTAAAGGGGTGTTAAAGATAAAGTCTAGGTTGCAATCGCACCCTTCAGGTGGAAAGAAAACAAAGCTGGTGTTTAGGTAGTCATATGTAAAATAGTAAGTGTTTCTTGTCATTGTCGAAAAGTTTATATCTTAAAGTCCTTGATCTTCCTGTTGATTAACTTCCTGAACAGATTCAATGAACAAAccctcctgaaaaataaaataaaaatgttggttAATTACTGGTCCAACGTTGTCTACCAGCACTAACCAGGGGTGCATTCCCCAAATGCAATTATGGTTGCAAACTCCGTCATTAACAATAGAGTTCAATGGAACTTGCGACCATAATAAGCCAATGATGCTTTTTGGGAAACGCTAAGGTTGGCCATGACTTTCAAAACCCAGCTTATGGTCAATTTTATAAAACATCTAGAGCAACTAATGATCATAGATGATTAGCTTGAACTAGCTTAAGAACACCATTGCATTCTAATGCACACCTTCTGTCAATGCAATCTGACTGAGGCTTGCGTGAATTGAGCATTAGCCACATTTAACCACCATCATCCATATTTACTCTATGTCGGGAAGGTGCTTTTTTTCTTGCTGGAAAGTTACACAGTGTAAATATACTTCTACTCTGAGTCTGACATCAATTGTAGAATTTCCCCTCAGGTCAGGGTGGAAACAAGCTGAAAATTGAGATTAATTTTTGAATCCGTGACAACAAAGAGTCAAGAATTATATACAGAGGGATGATTCACACTCAACAGCTTCCTTTGACATTTATCTTTGTTCAGAAAGTCTTTGATTATCTGCGACCCAGCTGGTGGGTCACACAAAAACTGGGTCACAGGTTTGTTCTGATACAGAAGGGAAGaactaaatgcaaataaaaacaataaaatgcaacttGCATATATAGTTAGCATgataaaaatcattcaaaatgtaaaatatatttctgaaatgTCGGGGGAAAAAACAATTGGTCTAATTTTTCTATGGTTTCTGTTATTGTTTTATGCAGAATAATGTCAATGCAGAAAGCAGTTCCTCAGTTAAGTTGGGACTGGGTGACAAACAGTCCCGGGTGCCTCATATTCCAGCGTCTCAGCCCTGGGTTCAGAGTCACGGGACAGGGGGCAGCCTGCAGAGAGATGGACCAGGGGCTTTTCTGCTGGACCTGCAGAAGTTCCCTGATCTTTCCAAAGCTGATATAAATGGGCAAAACCCCAATATTCAGGTAGGAAGATGCTCAGAATCCATGTGTTTTCCTTAGATTTACCGAATCACTTGCAATTTTCACACCTGtccacataatataatatttagtgttcatgtattatactttttttctcaGCACGTAATTAACACATTGTGTAGGTTCTGTGTATATTCTATATgtcttggttaaaaaaaaaaaaaaaaaaaaaaacagaccgtaagacagtaataacaataatattgtgaaatatttaaatttaaaataacattactctattttcatatattttaaaatgttttttttttttgtgatgcaaagctgaattttcagcatcattactgcagtcttcagtcgcatgatccttcagaaattattgtaatatgctgatttgctaaagaaacatttcttatcattatcagtgttgaaaacatttgctgcattatatttttatgtaaactgtGATTCGCTGTCATTCAAaagtattcttttattcagcaaagacacactgaatgaaacaaaagtgacagtaaacaaactgaaatgctgttctttctatgaattaaataattctgaaaaaaaaaacggataacttttttcaacattgattacaataaaaatcattattaataatcgAGCATCTATAATAATGgataaaatcagattttttccTATCCCATTGGCAAATAATTTTTAAGCACAAATCTAACAAAATAACTATTTGCAACTGAGGTAAGGAATAAACTTAGAATTTgggtaaattaaatgtatataaaatttaagaaaacaaaatactgAAAGATACTGTATATTCTctaattattttacacattttgcttctcaaaaaatatatctagGTTTTAACCATGGTTAGATTTTTAGATGTATTAGACAAcaagttaaaaataattgttaagaaatgttttttttttttttttttttttctgtggacaAACAGCGACTATTAAATGAGACATGGCTGACCAAGCACAAGTAAAATCTCAGCAAACAGAAAGTTTCAGAAAGCCCTGATGCACATCAGCACTTCTTTTCAAGAAGAGAGCCTTTTGGTCCCcctgctttctctctctttctttgcacacacacacaaacacacaacctcTAGCATTCACCTAGCCGAGTCTTAGTAATCACATACACCTGCACAGCACTGGCTGCCACCTAATCCACCACAGGCCTGATCTACATCAGAAGTTAAAACGTGAATCGTAACCAGTAATggttaatatgttttaatatggttaatgttttaatatggccgtgtgtgtgtgcgagagagagagtctcGGGGGTGGGGGGTGAGGGTATGGGTATCTTTGATCCAAAGCATCATCTGGCTTTCATGGTCTTAAGGAGGCTGAGAGGCCCTTTGAACTTGATGTTTAGgttgagagagcgagagaaagagaggctATAGAGGGGAGCCCACCCCTTGCCCCAATCTGGGAGGCACATGTGTTATTGGTGGGGTGTTTGGTGGGGGGGTGTCACTGCAGAGTGGCTGCTTCTCAGAGCGAGTCACGGAGCATGACCATGACCTAAGCCAACGTCCATCTGGACCTCCAGAAGATCATACTACCCCTCACTGTTTGATGTTCCATAAAACCCTCTCTCAGAACAACAAACACCCTTGGTCTGTATGATTATTCTCAACATGTGCAAGTAAACAAATTAGATTCGCAATAAAAGGGACCGATGCAGACCGCAGTGTTTGATTTAGTTTTATAACACAGCATGAAATTACTGTTTTGAAATGTGTCTTACAAAAGGAAATTATTGGAGGTATGATAGAATCAAATGGTACTACCATAGtactttatgtattttatttttttaaaatctctcAGTAAAGTAATTGTATACACTTGAACAGCCATGTGtatgaatgaatacatttatttaaatcaaaattatatatatgaaaatattattagacAAATCATAAATACAGTCAAATCAGTATTAATATTTCTCAGTTTTCTCTTATTTTCCTATGATGTAAAAgatgaatgttcagcatcattactccagaaatcattctgatatactgttAAAACTTCctattaaatgttgaaaacagctgtgctgctcaatattttggtgaaaacagagtttcttttttttcaagattcctttacgaatagaaagttctaaagaacagcatatatttgaaatatatatatatattttttgtagcattattgatgtctttactgtcacttctaatCAATGTAATttgtccttgatgaatagaagtaTTCATTTGAATTAAGGATTATTTAAGTAGGCATGAATATcttaattcatattatatatttgagGTTATAAATccctgcaataataataataatagtaagtgAAATTTGCCCCATTAAACATGTCTAATGATGGTATCCTTTAAAATCTTTAGGTTACCATAGAAGTGGTGGACAGCCTGGAACGTTTGGAGCCAGAAAAGGGAATACGCAAAGAAAACAAGCCTGGCAGGGCAACTCCTAACTGGAGGAACTGGTGGCAGCACTCGTCTTCTTCGTCCTCATCTTCCGCGTCCACCCCAAAAGGGCCCGACGAACAGGATTACCCCTACGAGAGCAACACGGAGGACAGCAACTTCGTCAAACCGCTTGGAGACTGGGAGCGCAGAGGGTCTGCTGGCACAGGGAGCAGATCCCAGACTGAATACGGTGCGTTGCAGACAAACATGTGTATTTCTTAATGAAGGGCTCTGCAAAGCATAAAAATGGGATGCAATCTGTAATTTGCTTGTCAGAAGATTTACGCTGTCACTAAAACAAGGACATTGCTTCTTAGGGAGTCAGTGATTGTAGGGTGCTTCCTGTAAGAGACAGATTCATGTGTGGAAGAGTCTGTCTCCATGACAGAAAACACTCCTGAACATcaaagcaggagagagagagaatccagATCTTTCCTTCAGTCTAATagctgtttttttgtcttttttgtcaaAGTGGAGTTAAATGAGTGAATGTGTGTTGCTGTCAGAGACTGCACTTCCTTTCAAACGCATTCTTACCGTGTCACCACTTGCCTAAACACTTTTGCTTGAGAGGAACTCTCTTTGAATTATGTGTTAAGGTAAACCCAATCCAAAGTTAAAAATTCTCTATATAAATGTTCCTCATGACTAACACGTGGTCTTTTGTGGCCGTGACTCATTCTTGAGGGTTTGCCATATCTGCCCTTGACTGGTTCATTCGTTTCCATTAGCGGTGTGTGGGGAGCTGTGGCTCGTGTGGGTTTCAGACATGTTGTTGCATGTGAGTTGGCCCGCACTCGACTGTGACCATGCAGTTTAACGGTGCTGAAAGCAATGGTGTGTTTTTAAGACCAAAGgtctttgtttttctctcatcAAGGAATATAGATTGTGGTGGCTTGGTTggtttgtgtgtatatacactaCCAGAAAAGTTTGGAATTATGTAATGACCAAAcgaaatgttaaacaaataaaaacttccTTATAATTTAGTCTTTTCAAAGTAGCCACCCTTGGTTTGTCTGCTTTTCTTTCATTATCTgattgaagaaagaaaaaagtagtttaagaagtttaaaaagtagTTGGAAATTGGCTTGGCTTATTCATTCACCCACTCCCATGTGTATGAGTCAATTAGAGAGGTATGCTAATGGTATAGGCCAGCAGACAGAGTTTGAGTGTCTCAAGTATTTGAAACATAAGGTCTGTATTAGATCCTATGCAATGGGACAGTAGAAGATAACCTGTAATTGAAATCAGGTCATAACACTCAAGTATCAGTGAATgtgtgaaatgtaatatttttaatcgcgattaatcgcacgATTGTCTGCGATTAATCACATTGTTTTGTCACAAAACTAATGCAtgcaaaagtagtgtattgtgcacttctTTCATTGAAAAGAAAGCCTACTGCTTTatgaacaaaagagcaataacatttggtttgcaaacactacacaaataaggtgcttttttacagcagtattccttttacatagtagcagttaaaatatttaaattcttaacttataacattacatttaatattaaaaaaagctatttgtcactgccaggacagattttttttagaaaatattttatagtttgttatagaaaaacaagttatgcccAGAGTCCAGAGCCTTGATCATAACATCATAACAGGCACCTTCCTGTTAGAGACatacaggatgtttttaaatggtaaatggactgcatttatatagcgctttcaacagaccacatggccatccaaagcgctttacaagttacctcacattcacccattcacacactcattaatACACACCCTGGTTCATTTAACTAATGTGATCGCTCTGTTTAGCGATCCCTGGCTCGGctggaagaggtgggcaagagcacggttcagttatatctagatcagtgagtgtgaacgCTAATCGTGATCTTCTGATAAATGCTGCATGATTgcatgaatatttctgagcggTAAAAGCAATAGAtgtgtaaaacaatatattgtgagagggccgtgtGTTACCCAGCAtcccatacgactcaaaataataaaccacaaaatacactccactgtgctgagcaaGCTATTCTCTGATGACTTCACGTGCTgtcggaaacttcctatttccaatTTATCAATTCGTGATTACAAGCTcttttgcattcttttctgttaaaaataacagtggacagtggtttgtgaatgctaatgtttagcctaaataatttgatccccTCCTGTGatccatgatttgtctgtatgtgtatacTGAGCCAGTGAGCAAAAGATTTCCATAATAATaacgcgttaacttgcccagccctaatataaatatattacctCTATTATAGACTACATAGACGGGGACGGTGACTGGAGTGGTTGGGCGCCATGCAGCGTATCCTGCGGAAACGGCAACCAGAAGCGGACCAGATCATGCGGCTATGCCTGCACAGCCACAGAGTCACGGACATGTGACATGCCCAGCTGCCCAGGTAAGGAAGGCTTTCTTTGAACCATCCTTTGGAAGTTATACAAGCAAAGTTCTGTTCCCAGATAACCAAGTGGCATATGCAACCAAAACATACTTTGAAATAACCTCACTGAATGATCCACTTTCTTATGTACAGGTATTGAAGATGCTTTCAAGACAGCAGCGACAGAAGTCAGCCTTCTCGCTGGCACTGAAGAGTTTAATGCAACTGAGCTCTTTGGAGTTGGTAAGTTTTTTGTAACTTAACACCACCTGGGTAACCAGTCACTAAAAAGCAAGCAAAACAAGTTCCTAACTCTATAATTGTACCCTTTTAACCTCTATATTGTGCCAAATTCAGGCAGAGAGAAAGCAATACATATCAGCTTTCTAATACACCAATAAAACCTACTAGCTTACTATCCTAAATGTAGGAAAACCTATAATAAATAAGATTTCTTGAATTGGTAAATGCTTCTTACATACCACAATGTTGCTACTGCATCCACAGTTCTACTGTTGTAGTCTTGCTCGTCAACAAATGAGCCAAACAGCACAACTTGTGCAATTCATACATGAATATGACCTCACTAGTTGTACTGTAtggttttgattcattaaaaaaaaaaaaaaactcataagaTAGGTTCATTCAGGAATCTTAAAAATTGTATGTACTGTTTTAAGTCAATCAAAACCATAAAGCATGACTAATGTGTTCCAATTCCCAATCAAATAACTctttaaagtgccccattatgcaATTTTcaaggttcctaatattgttttgggagtctcctacaacaggttacatgcatgcaaggtcaaaaaacactagttttctcataatatacATTTCAGTTCACCACATTTATCAATGATTCATAAACTATTTGCACAAAGCAGTTTCTAAGATTCAGCCTTTCTAAATCCCTCCTTTCTGTGAGCAAACTCTGCTCTAATTGGTCAGATAGCACAGTCCTTTGTTTTGGACTAGCCCATAGAGTGCTTGTCAGAAATGAAATGCCCATTGCCATAAATGAATGATAGCTCCAGAGAGAATATATAGAGAGAAAAGATGGTATCGATTTTACCTTTGAGCCCGAGTGTGATGATTAAACGTCTAGTTGACCAACCTGACACCGATTGGCATGGCACGACAGGAGCAGTTTGTGGTATTGTCATTGTCGTCATTTATATAGGTGCACATGTGGGGACTGTATCAGAATGGTGAAAACCTCTGGAGTGAACTACTGTGGTATTGTTGAAAAAAATTGTTAACCACTGATTTTTTGCAGCCTCATCATTCggaagtgaaaataaaaagttttgcATCGTAGTACAAAGCATCTTCTCGACATGATGTTAACCACATGGAAATCCTACACTATTTGAGTAGGGGGCCAAGTTGTTTGCGGCAGGCCAACGTAGAAACATAGGTGGGCATTAGGAAAATGTGTTACCCAACGACATGTTGCCCTTACAAAATTTCTATTCAAATTCCTGATTTCCGGATGActgaaatttttgtttttgtttgtttaacatttttttatttacagtgcatTATTGGCTTCACAACTTTAAAGATAgcttacattcacatacagctacattataCACTGGATGAAAGGCAAAATTAAAAACGGCATTATAGGGGCACTTTAAGCACAAAACATACTTTGTTTTTGTATGCATATGCTAGCGGTTTGAGTCAACACATGTACTCACATGTACATCTTTGTCAAATGTAGCAAAtgcagtctttataagctttccattgaaaaacagcgatctgtcgtcgacgcttgaggcttagatctttataatgatacatagtttgtcaagattcaatttgtcctgtttcatttaatctattcataaacactgacacgtgcgagtttaGGGGTTTTCAGGACGAGGGCGTCAGGGTGCTGGCTAAGAGGTTAAGCAAACTGATTTATTTCATCCTACAATAGTGTTGTAAAAGATGTCTGTGTTTTACCAAACTCTCTATAAAGAACTAATGTAATTATTGGCATTAAATATTTCTTCATCAAAAGTACTAAGCGAATAACCATCGGAACTATTATGGAATTAAAATTCCTTTTATCTCTAGCCATCGACAGTACTGTATATCTGTGATTCTGACTGAGATGTTGGATATCTTCCTCAGATACAGACAGTTGTGAACGTTGGATGAACTGCAAGAGTGAGTTCCTCAAGAAATACATGAGCAAAGTGGCCAACGACCTGCCCAGTTGCCCCTGCTTTTACCCAACAGAGGTGGCCTACAGCACCGCAGATCTCCACGACGCCACCACAAAGCGCAAGTTCCGCTGGAAGGACGCCAGCGGACCAAAGGAGAAGCTGGAGATCTACAAACCCACTGCTCGCTATTGCATCCGCTCCATGCTAACGCTGGAATCCACCACACTGGCAGCCCAGCACTGCTGCTACGACGACAGCATGAAGCTCATCACACGAGGCAAAGGAGCCGGAACGCCCAACCTCATCAGCACAGAGTTCTCCGCTGACCTGCATTACAAAGTGGACATCCTACCATGGATCATCTGCAAAGGTGACTGGAGCCGCTACAACCAGGCTCGAACTCCTAATAACGGACAGAAATGTGCAGAGAACCCTCAGGATGAGGACTACTACAAACAGTTTGAGGAGGCCAGAGAGTTTTGAGCTGATGATAGTATGAACTTTCTAAAACAGAAGCAGAACTCATTTTGAAAACTGGCTGTGTGATTAAACAGGACTTGCTATGAGAAACAGATGACACAGCCAACAACAAGCACAGAAGATCTTCATCCTCCAGAACCTATGGTTGGTCTTTTCAGGGTGTTTTCATGGAAATActaataccaagtaaataatttGGTTCTCTTTGTATTGTTTATCTATAATACTTGGGTATCAGATTTTTTTATAAGGAATAAAAGGGGAGAAAACTAAATGGAAGTCATATCAGGAATCACCCAACCAATGATCAGCTGACAGCGAGAGAACATGCAGTGGGAAGCCCTCTCCTCAGGATTCTTGGACAGATTCAAGGATATCGCATACAGTATTAAGGTTCCTGTGTAAACATGCATATATTTGTCTAGTTGGATGAATAGAGTTTCTATATAATGTCCTGTTGTATCACTTTTCCTTTTTTGCTAAAAACAACAGTCCTGAATAATTCTTGCTAAATATTTATTGAGTCATAGTTATGTGTCAATGGTAGGGTTTGTGCATATAGATGTATGGACACATTTTGTGTGCTAAATAAATAGTCACATTAACCATCAAATGTCACAGACCCTCAATGTGTAAGACTTGCAGGAGATGATTCCATAGGAACTGCATAGGTTGAAGGGACCTTCTCTGACAGTCAAATAAGATCCGTCTTCAGATATTAAATACTAAGCCATTTCACAAGACTCTTGTTAGCTCTATCCAGAAACAGACCTAAGCTCCGCTTTTGATGTCGGATGCAAAATACCTACCCATTTAAACGGGAATCAAATTCTTTTTTGAAAGCATAATCATATTCTCATTTTTCTGACTATGATCAAGCAATCACATGAATAGAGGGCTGCAATCTCAGGGCCAATGCTGAAACTTCAGAACATCCCTTAAGATGTTTGTATCAATGTTTCACTCTTTTCTGCTGGACCAATCCTAGGTCAAAATTTGACCCGTACAGTGACATAATAATAGACATTTAGATTTACTTTGCCTtaaggatttatatatatatgcactgatAAAACAAAAAGTGCATTGCTTGTTgggtaatttatatatatataatttatgtaatttatataattatatatttttttaattataatttttgtaaaaatataaatataaaaaggaaacaaaaaaattatattattttaaatataaacctacataattgtgtatgtgtataatatatatatatatatatatatatatatatatatatatatatatatatatatatatatatatatatatataatatacatttttattagatttacaaaaatataatatgcaaaaaacataaactgtaaaatataaaagatgtaaataataataattaaataaataaaatcatacagatataataaaataatattaataaattcataaacacacatttatgaATAAAGAAATCATGTTTCTGACATGTTTCTGATTTCACGTCCCTGCTTATGGTGCTTGGCAGGTATGGCTGAATTTTGATGCATGTTCACAGTAagtcaaattattaaatgatgcaTTAACAGGTCAATCTTCATCCCAGCAGCCCACATCAGGTGACATTGAGCACAACCGCGTCATGAGTGTCAGAAGACACGTTCAGCAGGATACAGATCAAGAGGGTTTGAAGTTATGTCTGCTGTTAGTATCAAGTGAATTCTCATGGTCTTCTCCCATCTCACCATAAAAGCACTTTGGAGTGAAGGCTAAGCTTACAGCAAGGAGTGGGATCAGCAGCAGTGATCTTTATTGAATCAGACCGTCTGCTACAGAGGCCCCTTAAACATCAAAGCCAACAgcctgctttattttaaaacatcagGCATGTGTTAGAGCGGTGGCAGATCCTGCTCCATACCAACTCTATCTCTCACACAATCCTCATGTCCTCCAAGAAGTTACACCACTTCTATTTACTTCTGCCTTTACAGGTGCTGCAGCTGGATGAAGTATTAGCACTTACAAATTGTAGGCATTATTTTAAACCATTAGAGAGAAAAGATGATGATATTACCATTATATGATATTACTGCTGTATATTGGACATTAGTAGACAAGAGTAATGGTTAGATAACTTTACAATTACAAGGAATGACACAACACTTAAAAG is from Carassius auratus strain Wakin chromosome 13, ASM336829v1, whole genome shotgun sequence and encodes:
- the LOC113112517 gene encoding isthmin-1-like; translation: MLRLAAELLLLLVLILLTLHITVLRSSPLQHGNDTVSSEQDSRLAENNVNAESSSSVKLGLGDKQSRVPHIPASQPWVQSHGTGGSLQRDGPGAFLLDLQKFPDLSKADINGQNPNIQVTIEVVDSLERLEPEKGIRKENKPGRATPNWRNWWQHSSSSSSSSASTPKGPDEQDYPYESNTEDSNFVKPLGDWERRGSAGTGSRSQTEYDYIDGDGDWSGWAPCSVSCGNGNQKRTRSCGYACTATESRTCDMPSCPGIEDAFKTAATEVSLLAGTEEFNATELFGVDTDSCERWMNCKSEFLKKYMSKVANDLPSCPCFYPTEVAYSTADLHDATTKRKFRWKDASGPKEKLEIYKPTARYCIRSMLTLESTTLAAQHCCYDDSMKLITRGKGAGTPNLISTEFSADLHYKVDILPWIICKGDWSRYNQARTPNNGQKCAENPQDEDYYKQFEEAREF